The sequence below is a genomic window from Theobroma cacao cultivar B97-61/B2 chromosome 6, Criollo_cocoa_genome_V2, whole genome shotgun sequence.
CACAGATGTCTCAAATCTGCTGGCAGCAACGGACTTGGTTTCATTCTTGCAAGTGCAGAAAATCTCACATATTCGACTTTATGATGCAAATCCAGATATACTCAAAGCATTGGCAAAGACAAAGATCCGGGTCATTATCAGTGTACCGAATAACCAGCTTTTGGCAATAGGGTCGTCCAACACCACGGCAGCTTCTTGGATCGGTCGAAATGTCGTCGCTTACTACCCCGAAACACTCATCACTGCCATTGCTGTTGGAGATGAGGTTTTAACAACCGTACCATCCTCAGCTCCTTTGCTGCTCCCTGCAATTCAGTCTCTTTACAGTGCTTTAGTGGCTGCAAATTTGCATACCCAAATAAAGGTTTCAACTCCACATGCAGCTTCTATTATTCTTGATACCTTTCCTCCTTCTCAGGCTTTCTTTAACCAAAGCTTGACTTCAGTTATGGCACCTTTGCTTCAGTTTTTGTCAAGAACTGGGTCTCCTCTAATGATGAATCTTTATCCATATTATGTGTTTATGGAGAACAAAGGTGTGGTTCCCCTAGATAATTCCTTGTTTAAGCCATTGACACCGTCTAAAGAAATGGTTGATCCTAATACTTTGTTGCATTACACTAATGTGCTTGATGCTATGATTGATGCTGCATATGTTTCTATGAAGAATTTAAATGTTACTGATGTTGTGGTGCTTGTTACTGAGAGTGGGTGGCCTTCAAAAGGGGATTCAAAAGAGCCTTATGCCACTATAGACAATGCAGATACCTATAATTCAAACCTTATTAAGCATGTTTTAGACCATAGTGGAACCCCGTTGCATCCAGAAATCACTTCCagtgtgtatatatatgagtTGTTCAATGAGGACTTGAGGTCACCTCCAGTATCTGAGGCAAATTGGGGATTGTTTTATTCAAATTCGACCCCAGTGTATTTGCTTCATGTATCAGGAAGTGGGACCTTTTTGGCAAATGATACAACCAATCAAACCTATTGTATTACAATGGATGGGGTTGATTCAAAGACATTGCAGGCAGCTTTGGACTGGGCTTGTGGTCCTGGGAGGGCAAATTGCAGTGAGATTCAACCAGGGGAAGACTGCTACCAGCCTAACAATGTGAAGAATCATGCTTCTTATGCCTTTGATAGCTACTATCAGAAAGAAGGGAGAGTTTCTGGGTCCTGCGACTTTAAGGGTGTGGCCATGATAACTACCACTGATCCAAGTAAGTGTTACCACAACTTTTCCTTAAAAGAACATTGGTTTTTGGTGTTACGTTGTTCTTCTATGGagttgaatttgtttttataGCCATAATAGGTGGTTAGTTGTCCAAGTACCCAGCTCTAACCTATGATCattttgcttttcaaaaaaacttattatcattttattttgatgaaaaggtGGAAATGAGGATATACGACACTCGATGTTAGTCTTGTTTGTgtgtttttctttgtaaagATCAAGTTCCTTAGAACAAGAGTCAGGCGTTGTAGTCCAAAACAATTGTCCATTTACCATAGTCTAGAACAATATAATAATAGACCAAGTGCAAAGTTCTAGCAATTTGCTGCTGGTTTAGCGCCTTGAATGTCAAAGTCTAAGGACCCTAAGGCTAAGGTGATAGGAGAATGATGTTTAATTTGCCAGCTTACTCTTCTTTACAGCTAATAAGTTGCTTAAGCACAAGTAGTTAggtttttaaatataaagtCTTATCAGAAAGTAAAGCTGTGGGAATAGTCGCACTTCCAAGTTACAAGTTATGAAGCGATACTTGTTGGGAAAAAGGTCACTTCTAACAAAGAATGGTGTATAGTTTCTACCTGACAGAGTCACATGGGCTCTTTTTGTGATTGGAAGGTGGAAAAGGGCGCGGAATAACATTTTCTTGTTCAAGCAGGGAACTATGATTTCAGTTTGGACCCTGTTTCTGTAATGAGCCCCACTGCACAACATAACCTCACTAGGCCACCGGTCCATCTCCATGTTTAGATTGCCTTAGAAAATGACACTCTTCTTCTAGCATATATGCTAGCCATCATCTTCTTTTATTGCCTTGTATGATATGAAGGTTGTACTAGTCCAAATGGAGTCTGTCACCTTGTTTTTGtctttcatttctcttttcttttcacccttttgcccttcattttcttatctttGATTTTACTCTACAATATATAAATCTGACATGTTTTTACTGTAAAAATATTTGTGGGGTATATTTGCAGGTCACGGGAGCTGTGTATTTCCTGGAAGGTGAGACACACTGGCCATTGTCAACAGTCTAGTTCTCATTTATAATTTGGGCTGTTTTAACATTTTGTTCTTAACATCTCTTCTTTCTAAATTCGAGATACATGCTCCTAACAGAGAATCTTTAATTCTGTTTCCAGTAAGAAGGTAAGCAATAAGACAAGAACAATACTGAACTCGACAGAAGTGAGTGGTGCAGCTGAAAGGTTAaaattcatcactttcaaCAGCAGCCAAATAAGCGCAACTACCATAGCAGCATTCTGTATTTTGTTATCCATTCCTTTTGTGACCACTCGATGAAGGGgaaaaataacatatatatatttttataaaaaaatgtatcAATTATTTTGCATTGAATTCATATATGATCTTTTTGTGccaaaggtaaaaaaaaaaaaaaaaataactttgatGATGATCTGATGAGTCCGGGGGCTGGGGCAGGGGCAGAGCCCTTGTTGATTGAATGTGTTTGAGCATGGTGATGGTAATTATTTGAGAGTTGATACATGTAATCAACACAATGATTGTAAAGCTTTGGCAGTGAGCAGAAAAGTGTGactattttcttttgcatACAATCATCAAACAGGGGAAATGGGATATCAATTTGGCCCCTTTTTGTTGCCAAGTTCATCTTGTTAATGGAATCTGTCCCTGGTTGAAGCAAAAAGGAGATCATCTTTTTTGCCCAATATAAATCTCATGATAATGTTTTCTATTCATAATATTTCTGAACAGTTTGTGTGAGTGAAAAGGCGTTTAATCCTTGGGCTGCCATGGAGATTGCCTTGGGTAACTCATCCAAGGTCCTAGAAATGACTGATGCTTCGCCGAGTTTACAGATAACTCCTCCGTAACTTAGCTCTAAACAAGGGAAACAAATTACAGTAACAATGTTTTTCCATGGTTTAGGAGCTTTTTTCTCGCTAAGAAATCAACTTTTGCTCCCTTTTCGGCCCTGTTCTCGGATCAAGCCCGTCGGTGTCTGCCATTTCTGCTTCTTACTGttggagaaaaaagaagaaacagtTTTTAATGGGAGACCCAGACCACGATTAAAGCACATGAGCCCAAAGTGGGTCCCAACTATGCACACGTGGAACTTTCTGTGGGACATGCTAGATATCCGCCGAACCTAGTGACCAAACCGAAGTTGGAACTCCAGAACGCGGCAAAAGTGGGCACCAGACAAagctttttaacttttgaaaTGGTATTCTCGTTAACCCCACTCCACTTCTCCTCGAACCTGAGTCCTGGAATATCGAAAACCTCTCATCTTCTCCTTCTGCGACGACATCTTTCAAGACCGATCGAGAACATGTCTTGGTCTTGCAAGAAATGCACGTTCCTCAACTCCCCATCTCAAAACGCTGCTTGCAAAATCTGCCTTTCGCCTCCTTCTCCTTCGCCTTCACCGTCCTCACCTCCTAAATGGCCATGTAAAGCCTGCACTTTCTTGAACCTTTACAAGAACCCCAACTGCGAAATCTGTGGCACAAGGGCTCCGG
It includes:
- the LOC18597169 gene encoding glucan endo-1,3-beta-glucosidase 1, whose translation is MANSKLITFVITFVFFYFTVPSTAKSLTLVGEIKQQSQQEDREPFVGVNIGTDVSNLLAATDLVSFLQVQKISHIRLYDANPDILKALAKTKIRVIISVPNNQLLAIGSSNTTAASWIGRNVVAYYPETLITAIAVGDEVLTTVPSSAPLLLPAIQSLYSALVAANLHTQIKVSTPHAASIILDTFPPSQAFFNQSLTSVMAPLLQFLSRTGSPLMMNLYPYYVFMENKGVVPLDNSLFKPLTPSKEMVDPNTLLHYTNVLDAMIDAAYVSMKNLNVTDVVVLVTESGWPSKGDSKEPYATIDNADTYNSNLIKHVLDHSGTPLHPEITSSVYIYELFNEDLRSPPVSEANWGLFYSNSTPVYLLHVSGSGTFLANDTTNQTYCITMDGVDSKTLQAALDWACGPGRANCSEIQPGEDCYQPNNVKNHASYAFDSYYQKEGRVSGSCDFKGVAMITTTDPSHGSCVFPGSKKVSNKTRTILNSTEVSGAAERLKFITFNSSQISATTIAAFCILLSIPFVTTR